From the genome of Colletotrichum destructivum chromosome 10, complete sequence, one region includes:
- a CDS encoding Putative glycosyl transferase CAP10 domain-containing protein: MVKLLPPSFQPRRPSSFLRYAAFVVFVVALFYYFDPRYPRAASTQLPPLDKPEQTPQSPGPVVPPPVHAADGAEKPIPLPESTPIPPPKYAPGDSKYSDNDSNNAPPPSSSSKEHPIDTLIRDADDTFRNMLAKESKTLTAAAKAYRDRRGRHPPPGFDAWFQFAQDRRAVIVEDFFDQIYHDLQPFWGVEPSRIRKEAAEWEMVIQVRKGRATRISEWFWTVHWTNMLQTIEHLLPDMDIALNPMDEPRMVVPYEDMEQYLRDAALTHTMPEPKNVMNTFQALPSNKKELDRNVKVQSKHWDKVTKQFWLIARRGCPPDSPARLAKTQTTFDRPPAISNKYAKPHMRDGYVSNYTLSTQLCHQPDLQGLNGIFIEPLSTSATPVLFPMFGGSKLAVNNEILLPAAMYWTEEERFTGGGQHGGPWAKKKDAVLWRGVATGGRNRETNWPGFQRHRFVAMNNATKIAAAEEDNESGGAADTVINFSLPDKLYNIAAQAVGGLSDWVRSWANVGFTDLMCEPEGEAGLCNYTSPYYNLTEGVKLAKMYDAKYLPDIDGNSFSGRYLAFLGSTSLPIKATLWREWHDSRLVAWKHFVPMDNRFGDYYGIMDYFLGYGDERPGHDAEAERIAADGKEWAEKALRKEDMQIYTLRLLLEYARVTDERRERMGWVDDLLAAQTSS; encoded by the exons ATGGtcaagctgctgccgccctcgttcCAGCCCCGGCGGCCCTCGAGCTTCCTGCGCTacgccgccttcgtcgtcttcgtcgtcgccctcttctACTACTTCGACCCGAGATACCCACGAGCAGCATCGACACAGCTCCCCCCCTTGGACAAGCCCGAGCAGACGCCCCAGAGCCCTGgtcccgtcgtcccgccccccgtccacgccgccgacggcgccgagaagcccatccccctccccgagTCGACGCCGATACCACCGCCCAAGTACGCCCCGGGGGATTCAAAGtacagcgacaacgacagcaataatgctccccccccctcctcctcgtccaaaGAACACCCCATCGACACCCTCATccgcgatgccgatgacaCATTCCGCAACATGCTGGCAAAGGAGTCCAAGACCCtgaccgccgccgcaaaGGCCTACCGcgaccgccgcggccgccaccCGCCCCCCGGCTTCGACGCCTGGTTCCAGTTCGCCCAGGACCGccgcgccgtcatcgtcgaggactTCTTCGACCAGATCTACCACGACCTGCAGCCCTTCTGGGGCGTCGAGCCCTCGCGCATCCgcaaggaggccgccgagtGGGAGATGGTCATCCAGGTCCGCAAGGGCCGCGCCACCCGCATCAGCGAGTGGTTCTGGACTGTCCACTGGACCAACATGCTCCAGACCATCGAGCACCTGCTGCCGGACATGGACATCGCCCTGAATCCCATGGACGAGCCGCGCATGGTCGTGCCTTACGAAGACATGGAGCAGTACCTGCGCGATGCCGCCCTGACCCACACCATGCCCGAACCCAAAAACGTCATGAACACATTCCAGGCCCTGCCCAGCAACAAAAAGGAGCTTGACCGGAATGTCAAGGTTCAGAGCAAGCACTGGGACAAAGTAACGA AACAATTCTGGCTcatcgcccgccgcggctgCCCCCCGGACAGCCCCGCCCGCCTGGCCAAGACGCAAACCACGTTCGACCGCCCACcggccatctccaacaaGTACGCCAAGCCGCACATGCGCGACGGCTACGTCTCCAACTACACCCTCTCGACCCAGCTATGCCACCAGCCCGACCTGCAGGGCCTCAACGGCATCTTCATTGAGCCCCTCAGCACCTCGGCCACCCCCGTGCTGTTCCCCATGTTCGGCGGCTCCAAGCTGGCCGTCAACAATGAGATCCTTCTGCCCGCCGCCATGTACTGGACCGAGGAAGAGCGcttcaccggcggcggccaacaCGGCGGGCCCTGGgcaaagaagaaggacgcaGTGCTTTGGCGTGGCGTCGCCACGGGCGGCCGCAACCGCGAAACCAACTGGCCCGGTTTCCAGCGGCACCGCTTCGTCGCCATGAACAACGCCAccaagatcgccgccgctgaggaGGACAACGAGAGCGGCGGGGCGGCGGACACCGTCATCAACTTTTCGCTGCCAGACAAGCTGTACAACATCGCGGcgcaggccgtcggcgggctcAGCGACTGGGTGCGGTCGTGGGCCAACGTCGGTTTCACGGACCTCATGTGCGAGCcagagggcgaggccggtTTGTGCAACTACACAAGCCCTTACTACAACCTCACCGAAGGCGTCAAGCTTGCCAAGATGTACGACGCGAAATACCTGCccgacatcgacggcaaTAGCTTCTCGGGCCGGTACCTCGCGTTCCTCGGCAGCACGAGCCTGCCGATCAAGGCAACGCTGTGGCGCGAGTGGCATGACAGCCGTCTCGTCGCGTGGAAACACTTCGTGCCGATGGACAACCGCTTCGGCGACTACTACGGCATCATGGACTATTTCCTGGGgtacggcgacgagaggcccggccacgacgccgaggcggagCGGATCGCCGCGGACGGCAAGGAATGGGCGGAGAAGGCGCTGCGCAAGGAGGACATGCAGATCTACACactgcggctgctgctcgagtACGCGCGCGTGACGGATGAGAGGCGCGAGCGGATGGGCTGGGTGGATGATTTGCTGGCGGCACAGACGTCGAGTTGA